The following are from one region of the Ptychodera flava strain L36383 chromosome 15, AS_Pfla_20210202, whole genome shotgun sequence genome:
- the LOC139150774 gene encoding sulfotransferase 1E1-like, translated as MAQFESCFVVDGYRFLPYHDKAKVESRAVDKFKFRPGDVIVVGFPKSGNTWLVEVLKAMYNDWGLEKYGEAESAVFVEERTLYNSYFSDKRKEFLETVKCEDIPSPRLMRTHIPATLFPCHLLKDKGVKVIHISRNPKDVLVSAYYFWKSWAHGALSTGDWEQTVNDFIEDRQAFTPWVRHVGDWSLKGIEDNVFQVTYEEMKQDLPGVVTKMADFLQRPLTEEDIERVVRTTTVEIMRNSLSKFLVLDDDIIPEGENPMVRKGIVGDWKNHFTVAQSELFDSKIGEKIRSINSNIPYQ; from the coding sequence ATGGCGCAATTCGAAAGCTGTTTCGTAGTAGATGGATATAGATTTCTACCTTACCATGACAAGGCAAAGGTAGAATCCCGAGCAGTCGACAAATTCAAATTCAGACCCGGCGATGTGATAGTCGTTGGATTTCCGAAGTCAGGCAATACATGGCTGGTTGAAGTTCTGAAAGCTATGTACAATGACTGGGGACTAGAGAAGTACGGAGAGGCAGAATCCGCAGTGTTTGTAGAAGAACGAACTCTCTATAACAGTTACTTCAGCGACAAACGTAAAGAGTTTCTTGAGACAGTAAAATGCGAGGATATACCATCACCACGTCTTATGAGAACACACATACCAGCCACCTTATTCCCTTGTCATCTCTTGAAAGACAAAGGTGTAAAGGTGATTCACATATCTAGGAATCCAAAGGATGTCTTGGTATCAGCTTATTATTTCTGGAAATCATGGGCCCATGGTGCATTGTCTACAGGAGACTGGGAACAAACTGTGAATGACTTTATTGAGGACAGACAAGCGTTCACACCCTGGGTACGACATGTTGGAGACTGGTCGCTGAAGGGTATAGAAGATAATGTCTTTCAAGTCACGTATGAAGAAATGAAACAAGATCTGCCCGGAGTCGTCacgaaaatggccgactttctcCAGCGTCCCTTGACTGAAGAGGACATCGAAAGGGTTGTCAGAACCACTACCGTCGAAATAATGCGAAACAGTTTGTCGAAATTCCTTGTCCTGGATGACGATATTATTCCGGAAGGCGAAAATCCGATGGTGCGAAAAGGGATTGTAGGCGATTGGAAGAATCATTTTACAGTTGCACAGAGCGAACTCTTTGATTCCAAAATCGGGGAAAAAATTAGAAGCATAAATTCAAACATCCCCTATCAGTAA
- the LOC139151869 gene encoding N-acylneuraminate cytidylyltransferase-like: MEGDTVNSPPNKKSKSDRRHFGAAIMARGGSKGIPLKNIKILAGRPLISWALQAAIDAEAFDSIWVSTDHKEIARIAGEWGAKIHNRDPKYAQDTSSALETITEFAQGHPEIDVICIIQCTSPLVHPWMLREPVRMMKEDGFDSVFAVTRKHIFRWKESGKNMATEAENLDPRQRPRRQDWNGELYENGQFYFFTRDLLNKGLLQGGKIGYYEMEPQYSVDIDTDLDWPIAEQRVTRFGYVGKEVNRDVKLAVFDVDGVITDNQVHVTLKGEEFRSYNCSDLEGLRLLKSAGIEVRLVSEDSGSSVQMIGDKTGCVMKANVTDKCKVLSEWVNDLGLQWHQVTYMGNDQSDIDAMRKSGLGAAPADAQTEVRYAARFIATNQGGRGAVRQFCDHILNISGKKDKK, encoded by the exons ATGGAAGGTGACACTGTGAACAGCCCTCCCAACAAGAAGAGTAAGTCGGACAGGCGGCACTTCGGTGCTGCTATCATGGCGAGGGGAGGCAGCAAAGGAATTCCgttgaaaaacataaaaattctgGCAGGTCGGCCGTTAATATCATGGGCCCTGCAAGCTGCTATCGATGCGGAAG CGTTCGACAGTATATGGGTGTCAACTGATCACAAAGAGATAGCACGCATAGCTGGCGAATGGGGTGCCAAGATACATAACAGAGACCCTAAATATGCACAAGATACCAGTTCAGCATTGGAAACAATCACAGAGTTTGCACAAGGCCACCCTG AGATTGACGTTATCTGCATCATTCAGTGCACGTCACCTTTGGTTCATCCATGGATGCTTCGGGAACCGGTCCGCATGATGAAAGAAGACGGCTTTGACTCTGTGTTTGCTGTCACCAGGAAACACATTTTCCGGTGGAAAGAGTCTGGGAAAA ATATGGCAACAGAGGCTGAAAACTTAGATCCTAGACAGAGACCTCGCCGGCAAGACTGGAATGGTGAACTGTATGAGAATGGCCAGTTCTATTTCTTTACAAGGGACCTATTGAACAAAGGATTATTACAAGGGGGAAA AATTGGTTACTATGAAATGGAACCTCAATACAGCGTGGACATCGACACTGATCTAGACTGGCCCATTGCTGAGCAGCGTGTGACAAGATTCGGCTATGTCGGCAAAGAGGTGAACAGAGATGTAAAGCTGGCTGTGTTTGATGTGGATGGTGTTATCACGGACAACCAAGTGCATGTTACTTTGAAAG GTGAAGAATTCCGTTCCTACAACTGCAGTGATCTCGAAGGTCTCAGGTTATTAAAGTCAGCTGGTATTGAAGTCCGACTTGTCTCAGAAGACAGCGGTTCTTCCGTGCAGATGATTGGTGACAAGACAGGCTGTGTAATGAAGGCCAATGTCACAGACAAATGCAAGGTTTTGAGTGAATGGGTTAATGATCTTGGATTGCAGTGGCATCAAGTCACCTACATGG GGAATGACCAGAGCGATATTGATGCAATGAGGAAGAGCGGTCTGGGTGCGGCTCCGGCAGACGCCCAGACAGAAGTACGCTATGCAGCTCGTTTCATAGCAACCAACcaaggtggcaggggagcagtGAGACAGTTCTGTGATCACATCCTCAACATATCTGGAAAAAAGGACAAGAAGTAA